A genomic window from Megalobrama amblycephala isolate DHTTF-2021 linkage group LG2, ASM1881202v1, whole genome shotgun sequence includes:
- the LOC125252944 gene encoding complement factor H-related protein 1-like isoform X1, translating to MRVPVQIITFSCFLFSVTVVRGQEKTCAAPIIPNAEILGEQRPEYKIDSRIQYKCHCGFEPEQPVEIICNSRTEWTGIRICTAKQKLCPVLYVENGLIHTLTSNKEEIFYTCDTGYKPFRGNWWDSVTCSRGSWSEEPRCIREEECGAFPSVHHGKLKQTKQIFNNGDATTFECDPGFKPTQRFIRCVNGTWETPVCEVDVRCDIPPKVENAFITSKPEEFYGDGSSVTYACRSSFLMNGKSTVFCRSGTWEEAPTCKGKILIEVMCVAKLTENMRSDVTADGHPGPEISVRAGRTITLSCLGKGVKLLGQKKITCQSNGEWSSPFPKCKGKTTNGKKLPIP from the exons TGCGAGGTCAAG AAAAAACGTGCGCAGCACCAATAATCCCAAATGCAGAGATTTTGGGAGAACAGAGACCAGAATACAAAATCGATTCAAGGATACAATATAAATGTCATTGTGGGTTTGAACCAGAGCAGCCTGTAGAAATCATCTGTAACTCCCGGACTGAATGGACAGGCATACGGATATGCACTG caaaacaaaaattgtGCCCTGTTCTATATGTGGAAAATGGGTTGATACACACCCTCACCTCCAATAAGGAAGAAATCTTTTACACCTGCGACACGGGTTATAAACCATTCCGTGGGAACTGGTGGGATTCAGTGACATGCAGCAGAGGCTCTTGGTCTGAAGAACCTCGGTGCATCC GGGAGGAAGAGTGTGGTGCTTTTCCCAGTGTTCACCATGGAAAACTAAAGCAAACAAAACAGATCTTCAATAATGGAGACGCAACAACATTTGAATGTGATCCAGGGTTCAAACCAACTCAACGCTTCATAAGATGTGTCAATGGTACATGGGAGACACCAGTTTGTGAGG tgGATGTACGTTGTGACATTCCTCCAAAGGTGGAAAATGCATTCATAACATCTAAACCTGAAGAATTTTATGGAGATGGATCTAGTGTAACATACGCATGTCGAAGCTCATTCTTAATGAATGGGAAAAGCACAGTTTTCTGCCGCAGTGGAACTTGGGAAGAAGCGCCAACATGTAAAGGTAAGATTCTGATTG AGGTAATGTGTGTTGCAAAGCTGACAGAGAACATGAGATCAGACGTCACTGCGGACGGACACCCAGGGCCTGAGATTTCAGTTAGAGCTGGACGCACAATAACTCTTAGCTGCCTTGGAAAGGGAGTGAAATTACTAGGACAGAAAAAAATCACTTGTCAGTCAAATGGAGAATGGAGCAGCCCTTTTCCTAAATGTAAAGGTAAGACCACAAACGGTAAAAAACTTCCCATTCCGTAA
- the LOC125252944 gene encoding complement factor H-like isoform X2, whose product MRVPVQIITFSCFLFSVTVVRGQEKTCAAPIIPNAEILGEQRPEYKIDSRIQYKCHCGFEPEQPVEIICNSRTEWTGIRICTAKQKLCPVLYVENGLIHTLTSNKEEIFYTCDTGYKPFRGNWWDSVTCSRGSWSEEPRCIREEECGAFPSVHHGKLKQTKQIFNNGDATTFECDPGFKPTQRFIRCVNGTWETPVCEVDVRCDIPPKVENAFITSKPEEFYGDGSSVTYACRSSFLMNGKSTVFCRSGTWEEAPTCKEVMCVAKLTENMRSDVTADGHPGPEISVRAGRTITLSCLGKGVKLLGQKKITCQSNGEWSSPFPKCKGKTTNGKKLPIP is encoded by the exons TGCGAGGTCAAG AAAAAACGTGCGCAGCACCAATAATCCCAAATGCAGAGATTTTGGGAGAACAGAGACCAGAATACAAAATCGATTCAAGGATACAATATAAATGTCATTGTGGGTTTGAACCAGAGCAGCCTGTAGAAATCATCTGTAACTCCCGGACTGAATGGACAGGCATACGGATATGCACTG caaaacaaaaattgtGCCCTGTTCTATATGTGGAAAATGGGTTGATACACACCCTCACCTCCAATAAGGAAGAAATCTTTTACACCTGCGACACGGGTTATAAACCATTCCGTGGGAACTGGTGGGATTCAGTGACATGCAGCAGAGGCTCTTGGTCTGAAGAACCTCGGTGCATCC GGGAGGAAGAGTGTGGTGCTTTTCCCAGTGTTCACCATGGAAAACTAAAGCAAACAAAACAGATCTTCAATAATGGAGACGCAACAACATTTGAATGTGATCCAGGGTTCAAACCAACTCAACGCTTCATAAGATGTGTCAATGGTACATGGGAGACACCAGTTTGTGAGG tgGATGTACGTTGTGACATTCCTCCAAAGGTGGAAAATGCATTCATAACATCTAAACCTGAAGAATTTTATGGAGATGGATCTAGTGTAACATACGCATGTCGAAGCTCATTCTTAATGAATGGGAAAAGCACAGTTTTCTGCCGCAGTGGAACTTGGGAAGAAGCGCCAACATGTAAAG AGGTAATGTGTGTTGCAAAGCTGACAGAGAACATGAGATCAGACGTCACTGCGGACGGACACCCAGGGCCTGAGATTTCAGTTAGAGCTGGACGCACAATAACTCTTAGCTGCCTTGGAAAGGGAGTGAAATTACTAGGACAGAAAAAAATCACTTGTCAGTCAAATGGAGAATGGAGCAGCCCTTTTCCTAAATGTAAAGGTAAGACCACAAACGGTAAAAAACTTCCCATTCCGTAA